The genome window TAGGCAAAAGTTGAATAATTCCGAATTATTTTAACAACAGTTATTTTCTTACATTCTTTTATTGACACCAAATTTTGtggtatacatttttaaattcttgtttttatttaaaataatataaatagaacCGAAATGATTGTTTTAAAGTTTCGTTATTAAACaatcaatttataataatttatataacaaaataaattaacatataTTGTCATCGAAAATAGACTTTGcgagtatctcaaagtcgagaaCACTCAACCCTTTCTTACATTCTTTTATtgatatgtatataaaagtTATGCGCTTCATAGCCAAAAGTTTAATAATCCCAAATTCTAGGAATTGAATGTGCTATTGAGATTGCAAATTCATTCAAGAATTTTTGCATATTCTCTGGAGCATAgagttttattaaattgcgtTGATCAAGAGGAGAGTCTTAGGCAAAAACTGAAGAGCAATATTAATTTAACCCTTTTATGCTTTTGGGGCACTCAAAAAGCGAGAACCTTGGGCAGTTATAAAGCCATATGAAGTTTATGAAGCTCACAAAATTAAAGCTGAAGCAACAAAACTTGTTACGAAATTGAGTTGTAAGCTGCTTTTATGGCGCAACCTGTGCGCCAAAGCACCAAAGTCACGTTAAGCCAGGCATAGTTGCAGTTTCTCTGACTCTTGTCTGGTGTCCTTTAAACGGCTGCTTGTAAGGCGTTCGCACAAAAGGACACTCGCTGAACAATTTTAACGCATTGTTTTGTCTAtccacagacacagacacagacagacagatagacggCATAGAATGGCAGATATTATGCAGATTCCAAGCATATTTAAGTAGTTCCAACTTTGTTGGGAATAGCATGAGATTAAAGTTGACACCATTTCTGCCAGCATGGCGCATGGCTTCATTTCGTGTGTGTCCTGACTCATTCGTGTTGGGCCCAAAAATAGAGAATTAGAGTCGAGTATTGAGTTTCGTACGTGCTGCTATCTGGGCACAGTGCGTGACTAAAGTATCCATCCACCTTGGGTTACAACAATGCCACGTCTTGGACCGCGTCAAACTGATGCGCTTTTGATAACTTGTTTGTACGCTGCtaacaactttgttgttgtccaacagacggacagacggacagaatGGGGATTGAGAGTATAGTGAGAAGGCATGCGGCGTGACTTGGCGACGAGTTGACGCCATCAGGTTGATAAATAGTTTCACAGTTGTCAATTCTACggcatacaaaatatatatatatatagtattgtatTGGGACAGCAGGGAAAGCCTTGGCATTACACGCGCCTGTCAACCGTAAGttgattgaaattaaaaacaagcTCAATGATTttacacacagatacacacagatacacacagcTGACACACAATTGCAGACTGTctgccttttttttattttttttttctgctgtcagctgaagctgaaaaaCTCCCATACACACAGAAGCACAGGTGGAAAAGTTCTCAGGCGTGTCGCGGTTGATAATTTCTTTTCCGTTTTCCGCATGGCTTTAAAAATTTTACGCCGCAGGCGTTTAAAGcttctttgtttctttttttcgttcttgtcacatataaaaaaaatttaatgcaCTTGAAAGGCATGAGATGAAAATGAACATCAAAAAAGCAAGAGAAGCGCACACATAAAATTTTCTTGTTGAAATTACAACAAGATTTTACACTCAGTGCGTTTCTCAACGGCATTTACGAGCCGGACACCTGTCGTCCTAGAAGTGGACAAGAAGATTTTGAAGCAAGTCTTTTGTGATGTGGCAATGACACGAGCTGACAGCCATAGAACAGTTGAGTTAAAGCTTCCTGTGCACTTGGTTTTCTTTAAGTTTAGTTTGGAACGAAGCTTTAAAGTGCTTTCAAAGCTGTCGTCAAGTGTTGCAAAGCTTCAAATTAAACTTAAGATTTACTTagatagttttttttaatttatttgaagtgATATCCTAATTAAGTGATATCCTATCGCTTTGATGCCTTATAATAAATTATCTACTTGTCCAATTGAGGTTAtgttaaactatttttttctAACTCAAATTGTTGCTCGCTCTTAATTACTAGCAAACattcaatttgtaataatttgtaCAAATTTAGAAGTGCAAAATCTTACTTACCTCTTATTAAAGTGGATTCTATAAGCAGCAAGTCCAAATTCCGTTCAAGCTTGCAACAAATTAGATTTTCAGACTTTCAGATCAATTCCAAGTGGAACGATACGGGAGACTCGTAAATGACGTCACAATTGCCATTCCAATTGCTTGTGTCCACAATGAGGACTTTTCTGCGAGGGGTGCTGCAGTTGCCGCTTTCGGTTGTGATGGCTTGTGCTACACTTTCTATATTGGTGCACAAAGATTTTGACGatcgtttcattaatatttatggaaaaccataaaattgatttgatttcactttttttgcGCGACATTTTCGcaattgcattgaaatattACAACTTTTCACTACCGTTCCCGCCACGAACAATAAATAAGTGTATACATACGAACAATAAATCAGTGTGTACACACCGACTGGTGCAAATTTATTCGCTGTCAGAATCGATATCAATTTCGATATTTTAGGCTGTTAAGGCTTTTAGCTAATCGAAATCacttgaatttgaaatttgaataagaacgattttaatttattaaattgcttaTCAAATGTCATTATAGTCTTAGCATAtctaaaagcaaaataatttatagaatttgtaattacaaatacaaactATGAAGCTTAAGCTCACTTTCAGCTTTGCAAGCCGCACTTGGTAATATCAATTGGTGAAAGTATCACTTGCTGCTGGATGAGCATTGTGCAGCATGCGCTGCCTGGTAAGCTTTGAAGCTGGCAAGTGCTATCAATTACTTAGCTCTTTGGCAACCCATGTCATTGAGGCTTAATCAATTTAACTGTCAGTTTAATGGCCACTTAGAGGCAGGCACACCTATGCCATTTTCAAGCAACAAAACACATCGCAGCATAACATCAAAAGTAGCAGACgcgtcgtatgcgtaataattgaaaaggcaacaaaatgttgtaaaCAACTTGTAGGCAATTGACGAGCATATACAGCATTAAGTGAGGCGTGTAAAGCGCCATTTGAGTTTGAGTGGTGCAAATTGCTTGCAGAGTAGAGGGTGGTGCGCTTTTAATGATATAGTAAATGTGAGATAGGCGCAAAAACATAACGAGCCATCATCAATCGATGTTTACAACATTTGACCCACAGTCTCAGCCTCAAAGTGGGCATAAATAATTCAGGATATTGAATAACATTGCCTCCCTCCCCTAGCTATTGTGTGTGccatctgtatgtgtgtgtgtgtgtgtgtgagtgcgattTATGGCACCCCAGGGAAATGACGCCTTATGAATGTCATTTTAATAAACAGTGAAAGAACTTTGACAATATTGTgtgtacgtgtatgtgtgtgttagtgtttTGTTGAACAGTTGGACACAAATCTAAATGCTATTTTTGTGACGCTTGTGTCTATTGATAGACACACGAGAAAGTTATTCAAGCTGTTACGTATGTCTATCTCTTGTATGTCCCATGTCTATCTAACATATCAGCGACTTTCGCATACGCATATCAATGATACTGATGGAGTGAGAGTCTCTCTATCTAGTCTCTCTGCATGCGTCATGTCTGAAATGGCACACGCAAAACTGttatatagatagatagacagcacagcacagcacaaaacAGAGAGACAAAAGCAACTGAAGTGCGGGGGCTGCCCCAGACTACAAAAACTCGTATTCATTGGTTCTCTGTGATGAAAATGTGTATTTGACGCACCACAAACATTTATCAAGTGGTTCGCTCAATTTGGCAAATCTAAACGTCTATGGGCGCTATTCATTTGATTCGCTTTTCCGCACTTTCGCTCGTATTGATTTTGCCAAACAACTTTCGTTGTGGCTTGGCTTCCACGCAAAATTCGTTGCCTACTTTCGGGCTCTGTTTATTTGTAAACGGCAAACGGAAAGTTTAAAGGCACTTTCGGCACGCTATGCTAATTACCTGCGCTCATCATTGACGTCATTTGCATGCACTGCGAAACTCTCTTCAAAATTTCAATCACAATCACTTACAATAGTCGTTTCGTTTCGCCCTCCCACCGAAGACCCAAAAACTTTAGCCCTTTGTTATGGCAATACTTATGgcattttgttgccattttctctgcgtatttcattttgcttgGCATGTAAACATGGCTGCAGGGCGAGGGGAGTGGCTTATGGTGAGGAGGGGGGCATGGCACCCACACCTGCGCCATCGCTCTCAAcgttttatttaagttttcttttttacctGCATTGTTTATACATTTGCCTTTAATGCAAACTGGCAGTCGGAGCCACCCTCAGTTTATTTTCAACCTCAACTTTTGCGCGATGCTCTGTTTGCTTTAACattgaaaaagttttttttcggttctgttctgttcggtttggtttggtttggtttggtctCGGACTCATAAAGCGCTCGACGGACTTTTcaactttgttttttctttcttttttccttttttccaCCCGCTGAggtttttattctttttctgtttttaacATTCCCATTGCCTAGGTGAGAATGAGGTACAAAACTTCAGCTCTCGCTTTCTTTCCCACATTCTTTGCTTATATAAGGAGAGCAACAAAGGCATCACGAGTACGCTTACTTAATATATTATGTACAtcgcagtggcagcaacaaaaggtCAATGAACAATTGACAAAGTCGCATTGCGTTGCGTTGCTGACTCCGCTGCATAAATggcatttaaaaagttttatattATAGTTTGTCGACACTTGGCAAGTGCCATTAAAATTGCGGTGATTCCTTTCCTTACTTCTACTTTCTACTTTGCTGTTGAGAACAACACTGCGAGTTTGACAAGGCGTTTGATAGCGTTGCATTTGATGTTTTCTCTCCACGCTTAATTAAAACTTGGCAATTAACACTTTGTTATTGCTCACTTAAGTGCAGTAGATCATTAAAAACTGTACCATGtcgtttaatttatgtttattaaattttatcgCTGTAGTTTTTATGGTTATTGAGATTAGTCGTTTGTTCTacagcaataaaaattcaaatatacttTGTTTAATATACAAGTTAATAGTAATATTGATtgataattgaaatgaattgtGAGATAATTAGGAAACATAATAAAGTGTAGCAAACACAAAAGCACAAttataaaagtattaaaaatttaacctATATTCAAAATCTAAAAGTCTGTTGTATTGATATCAACAAAATGGCCAGAcgaataaaaataacaactgcACGTGTTACAAAAGTTCAATTATCAGTCCGTTATCTTTgcactatatatacatacatatatactcaAATATTATCAGTTGATTAAACCTTAGAGTACCAATTCAGTAAGAGTCTTTTATAACTAGAGttaaacatttgcatattttattttgccattTATAATACAGCAATTGAACAGGCCTAATTTCGTTTAAATCCTTTTAATATGCTGGTACTTGCGATAGGTTTAACATTTtccttttcaatatttgtattaataattgtttttatggTGAAAAGGCGTCAAAATGTCTCCCAAAATGTGTGCggtaagttattaaataactaaacatTTAATCTTTAACTATGAAATTACATCATTTCCAATTTTTTCTCTTACCCTGCAGAAATTTCGTTCGATTTTCCAAACACCACGTAAGTTTTTCAAATAGATAAAaactttgattatttttataaataaataattttacagTCAAATGAAAACTCAGTTGAGAGCAATTACTACAAGCTGGGTAGGTgctaatattttaataaacttaacaagtaatatattcattaattatttcagAGCATATTTACCAATCCAAATAATGCaacaaacataatttaaatactgttCTTCTCAAAAGCGAGGCCAACTGTTATAGACtcgctttttaaattaaataatgaaattgacGACATCACAATTACTACATcgtcattttgaaaataaacgaaCAAATTTGGTCACTCTAAAAGTTAGTAAAGAATATCGATTGTCTGGCATTTCGATAACATTAACTTAATCAAATTAACGTCcacaattattgaaattattcaaatatgctattgaaatattatGAAGAGATATTACtataacaaatcaaattaatgaaTGCAATAATACAACTTTTTAAAGACATAcgataattaattttatgcaaatgcataaAAGCTTTAATTGCCGCAATCGATTTAAATTCAACAATCAAATACGTATTTGTCTATATTTAATGCAATCTACTTATGAGTAATGTcttgacttttgtttgtttgctatCAGCTAAACAAATTGACCAaacaaactaacaaaaatCGCGGTTATCAGTTGTTATCTATATCCATATTGCCAGTTGATTAGACATGAGCGAACCAAGCCATGCGATTTTTGTAAACCAATTGCTCAGTTTATTTTGGCACTTGAAATGAGGCATTTGTTTTCCTAAGAGAGTAcactaaataaaaagtatatatttcaaaatgtttgaGTTTTGGATTGGTTTGTCGATTGCATTTTCGATATTCTTCATCACATCCATGGTGGTTATGATGAGAAGGCGTCAAAAGGCCAACAAAAACGTGGGCTACGTTATCAATGATACCAACAGTGAGTAATGCTCTGAACAGATCTTTAACTGCACCTTTTATCTTTGAGCATTTAATTAACTGAAAGTACTTCCCCTATGCACTATAGCACCTGTTACAGTCACCTCTGCTACACACACAGCTCCAGGGGGAATTCCACAGACACATTATCAACAAGGACCTGCTACGCATTTTATGCATCCTGTTGGACCAGTCACACAATATACACCAGCTGGTGTTCCAATGACAGTTTATCCACCACCACCCAACTATCAGCAGTCCAATGCTTATGCCACATATCCAGCACCAATATCTAGGTAAATTTATGGTCTGATAATTGCTTTTGAtacttattaataatattatttttgtagccAAATGACAGTGCAGTTGACGACAGTGCAAGTACCACAGTCCAGGTAGGTCCtactatttaattaattaaagcaactaaaatatttgaacaatTCTTTCCAGCTTAAACACCAGCAGTCCAACCGTACAACAGCGTTCGTTAAACAATGAAACAACAGCTGTCTCTGATCCTAGTGTGCTTCCAAGCGGCGAGGAGAAACGTGCCTTGCACCAAATGCACTCTGGAGCAGTAGAATCAGTTAGCCAGATATAAACACTTTT of Drosophila nasuta strain 15112-1781.00 chromosome 3, ASM2355853v1, whole genome shotgun sequence contains these proteins:
- the LOC132791151 gene encoding uncharacterized protein LOC132791151, whose amino-acid sequence is MFEFWIGLSIAFSIFFITSMVVMMRRRQKANKNVGYVINDTNTPVTVTSATHTAPGGIPQTHYQQGPATHFMHPVGPVTQYTPAGVPMTVYPPPPNYQQSNAYATYPAPISSQMTVQLTTVQVPQSSLNTSSPTVQQRSLNNETTAVSDPSVLPSGEEKRALHQMHSGAVESVSQI